A region from the Maridesulfovibrio zosterae DSM 11974 genome encodes:
- a CDS encoding LysM peptidoglycan-binding domain-containing protein → MKKLIWLAIAFSLMFAWGCAKKQIPQDDVVVVEETKVVVVEEEPVVEVVPPTPMEIYESEYKKLPTSHVVTKGECLWWIAEYQQVYNDPFMWPLIYKANRDIIKNPDLIYAGQTLEVPRTGYSLEEVKESRKKAGASWKTLEPKQDAVVPGEMKAALGYL, encoded by the coding sequence ATGAAGAAACTTATCTGGCTTGCAATTGCCTTCAGCCTGATGTTCGCGTGGGGATGTGCTAAAAAACAGATTCCTCAGGATGACGTTGTTGTCGTTGAAGAAACCAAAGTTGTTGTCGTTGAAGAAGAACCTGTCGTCGAAGTTGTTCCTCCGACTCCTATGGAAATTTATGAAAGTGAATATAAAAAACTGCCCACTTCACACGTAGTTACAAAAGGTGAATGTCTGTGGTGGATTGCTGAATATCAGCAGGTATACAACGATCCTTTCATGTGGCCTCTTATTTATAAAGCCAACAGGGATATCATCAAAAACCCTGATCTCATTTACGCAGGACAGACTCTTGAAGTTCCCCGCACAGGTTACAGCCTTGAAGAAGTAAAAGAATCCCGCAAGAAAGCCGGTGCTTCTTGGAAGACTCTTGAGCCTAAACAAGATGCTGTTGTTCCCGGTGAAATGAAAGCAGCTCTCGGCTATTTGTAG